One genomic segment of Gorilla gorilla gorilla isolate KB3781 chromosome 23, NHGRI_mGorGor1-v2.1_pri, whole genome shotgun sequence includes these proteins:
- the MPST gene encoding 3-mercaptopyruvate sulfurtransferase isoform X3 codes for MAEPGSRESETRARSPSVAAMASPQLFRALVSAQWVAEALRAPRAGQPLQLLDASWYLPKLGRDARREFEERHIPGAAFFDIDQCSDRTSPYDHMLPGAEDFAEYAGRLGVGAATHVVIYDASDQGLYSAPRVWWMFRAFGHRAVSLLDGGLRHWLRQNLPLSSGKSQPAPAEFRAQLDPAFIKTYEDIKENLESRRFQVVDSRATGRFRGTEPEPRDAGVQWRSLGSPQPPPPGFK; via the exons GCCCGCAGCCCGAGTGTAGCCGCCATGGCTTCGCCGCAGCTCTTCCGCGCGCTGGTGTCGGCGCAATGGGTGGCCGAGGCGCTGCGGGCCCCGCGCGCtgggcagcccctgcagctgctggACGCCTCCTGGTACCTGCCGAAGCTGGGGCGCGACGCGCGACGCGAGTTCGAGGAGCGCCACATCCCAGGCGCCGCCTTCTTCGACATCGACCAGTGCAGCGACCGCACCTCGCCCTACGACCACATGCTGCCCGGCGCCGAGGATTTCGCGGAGTACGCAGGCCGCCTGGGCGTGGGCGCGGCCACCCACGTCGTGATCTACGACGCCAGCGACCAGGGCCTCTACTCCGCCCCGCGCGTCTGGTGGATGTTCCGCGCCTTCGGCCACCGCGCCGTGTCACTGCTTGACGGCGGCCTCCGCCACTGGCTGCGCCAGAACCTCCCGCTCAGCTCCGGCAAGAGCCAACCTGCTCCCGCCGAGTTCCGCGCTCAGCTCGACCCCGCCTTCATCAAGACCTACGAGGACATCAAGGAGAACCTGGAATCCCGGCGCTTCCAGGTGGTGGACTCCCGAGCCACTGGCAGGTTCCGCGGCACCGAGCCCGAGCCCCGAGACG ctggagtacagtggcgcagtctcggctcaccacaacctccgcctcccgggttcaagtga
- the MPST gene encoding 3-mercaptopyruvate sulfurtransferase isoform X1: MAEPGSRESETRARSPSVAAMASPQLFRALVSAQWVAEALRAPRAGQPLQLLDASWYLPKLGRDARREFEERHIPGAAFFDIDQCSDRTSPYDHMLPGAEDFAEYAGRLGVGAATHVVIYDASDQGLYSAPRVWWMFRAFGHRAVSLLDGGLRHWLRQNLPLSSGKSQPAPAEFRAQLDPAFIKTYEDIKENLESRRFQVVDSRATGRFRGTEPEPRDGIEPGHIPGTVNIPFTDFLTQEGLEKSPEEIRHLFQEKKVDLSKPLVATCGSGVTACHVALGAYLCGKPDVPIYDGSWVEWYMRARPEDVISEGRGKTH; this comes from the exons GCCCGCAGCCCGAGTGTAGCCGCCATGGCTTCGCCGCAGCTCTTCCGCGCGCTGGTGTCGGCGCAATGGGTGGCCGAGGCGCTGCGGGCCCCGCGCGCtgggcagcccctgcagctgctggACGCCTCCTGGTACCTGCCGAAGCTGGGGCGCGACGCGCGACGCGAGTTCGAGGAGCGCCACATCCCAGGCGCCGCCTTCTTCGACATCGACCAGTGCAGCGACCGCACCTCGCCCTACGACCACATGCTGCCCGGCGCCGAGGATTTCGCGGAGTACGCAGGCCGCCTGGGCGTGGGCGCGGCCACCCACGTCGTGATCTACGACGCCAGCGACCAGGGCCTCTACTCCGCCCCGCGCGTCTGGTGGATGTTCCGCGCCTTCGGCCACCGCGCCGTGTCACTGCTTGACGGCGGCCTCCGCCACTGGCTGCGCCAGAACCTCCCGCTCAGCTCCGGCAAGAGCCAACCTGCTCCCGCCGAGTTCCGCGCTCAGCTCGACCCCGCCTTCATCAAGACCTACGAGGACATCAAGGAGAACCTGGAATCCCGGCGCTTCCAGGTGGTGGACTCCCGAGCCACTGGCAGGTTCCGCGGCACCGAGCCCGAGCCCCGAGACG GCATTGAACCTGGCCACATCCCGGGTACCGTGAACATCCCCTTCACAGACTTCCTGACCCAGGAGGGGCTGGAGAAGAGCCCTGAGGAGATCCGCCATCTGTTCCAGGAGAAGAAAGTGGACCTGTCTAAGCCACTGGTGGCCACATGTGGCTCTGGTGTCACGGCCTGCCACGTGGCACTAGGGGCCTACCTCTGCGGCAAGCCAGACGTGCCCATCTACGATGGCTCCTGGGTGGAGTGGTACATGCGCGCCCGGCCCGAGGATGTCATCTCAGAGGGTCGGGGGAAGACCCACTGA
- the MPST gene encoding 3-mercaptopyruvate sulfurtransferase isoform X2: MASPQLFRALVSAQWVAEALRAPRAGQPLQLLDASWYLPKLGRDARREFEERHIPGAAFFDIDQCSDRTSPYDHMLPGAEDFAEYAGRLGVGAATHVVIYDASDQGLYSAPRVWWMFRAFGHRAVSLLDGGLRHWLRQNLPLSSGKSQPAPAEFRAQLDPAFIKTYEDIKENLESRRFQVVDSRATGRFRGTEPEPRDGIEPGHIPGTVNIPFTDFLTQEGLEKSPEEIRHLFQEKKVDLSKPLVATCGSGVTACHVALGAYLCGKPDVPIYDGSWVEWYMRARPEDVISEGRGKTH, from the exons ATGGCTTCGCCGCAGCTCTTCCGCGCGCTGGTGTCGGCGCAATGGGTGGCCGAGGCGCTGCGGGCCCCGCGCGCtgggcagcccctgcagctgctggACGCCTCCTGGTACCTGCCGAAGCTGGGGCGCGACGCGCGACGCGAGTTCGAGGAGCGCCACATCCCAGGCGCCGCCTTCTTCGACATCGACCAGTGCAGCGACCGCACCTCGCCCTACGACCACATGCTGCCCGGCGCCGAGGATTTCGCGGAGTACGCAGGCCGCCTGGGCGTGGGCGCGGCCACCCACGTCGTGATCTACGACGCCAGCGACCAGGGCCTCTACTCCGCCCCGCGCGTCTGGTGGATGTTCCGCGCCTTCGGCCACCGCGCCGTGTCACTGCTTGACGGCGGCCTCCGCCACTGGCTGCGCCAGAACCTCCCGCTCAGCTCCGGCAAGAGCCAACCTGCTCCCGCCGAGTTCCGCGCTCAGCTCGACCCCGCCTTCATCAAGACCTACGAGGACATCAAGGAGAACCTGGAATCCCGGCGCTTCCAGGTGGTGGACTCCCGAGCCACTGGCAGGTTCCGCGGCACCGAGCCCGAGCCCCGAGACG GCATTGAACCTGGCCACATCCCGGGTACCGTGAACATCCCCTTCACAGACTTCCTGACCCAGGAGGGGCTGGAGAAGAGCCCTGAGGAGATCCGCCATCTGTTCCAGGAGAAGAAAGTGGACCTGTCTAAGCCACTGGTGGCCACATGTGGCTCTGGTGTCACGGCCTGCCACGTGGCACTAGGGGCCTACCTCTGCGGCAAGCCAGACGTGCCCATCTACGATGGCTCCTGGGTGGAGTGGTACATGCGCGCCCGGCCCGAGGATGTCATCTCAGAGGGTCGGGGGAAGACCCACTGA